AACAAAAATGAAGTATCTAGGTATTTCCTAGCGAACTCTTGAAGTAAACAAGTACTATCTTAGTCACACGTCACTTACTTCAGAAATCTTTTTGTATATCTGAACAAAGCCCTGACATTCACTGTAAGGGCACTCACCAGTCACCATTTCAAGCATACACATGCCAAAAGAGTATATATCCACCAACTCATTGTAGTTTTCGCCAAAGAGCTCTGGTGCCATGAATTCTAGGGTGCCTGTGTTTCATGTTAAATGTTACTGATAACAATATTCAGCTCACCATAGATCACGTTTGCTCCAGAAATATGTGGCAGCGTGGCCCGTAGAAAACcgtaccttgtatactctgtgttTTCCTCTGCTGCATGACCATTGCCAAACCGAAGTCCCCAATCTTAACTTTTCCATGGTTCCCATTGACGAAAATGTTGTCACACTTCAAGTCCCTGTGTATGATTGGTGGCTTCTGGCTGTGCAGATAGGCTAGCCCTGTCAGTATCTGTTTGGCCCATCGCCTCATTGCCTTCATATCAACTTTCTTGTGCTTAGTACGGTACCTAACCACAACATAACATAGATCATTAAAGAGGATGGTGAAGCTAGCTACTTCTGTACAGCTGTTTCCCTTCTGAGTGGAAGGCCAAAAGAACCAGCTTTGTATTTCTTTTAGTTACCTGAAAAGTGAAAACTAAAAACTACAAGAAATTATTCagatttaaaatttgaaaaagaAATAGTTATTCAGGTTTTATTTGCAATTGGTAAATAACTGAACATTCACCATGCCACAAAAGAAGGTACTAGGCACAAAGAATAAAGTCAATCAAACTCAGAATAAAGTCAATCAAACTCCATCAGTAGCAGCACATACATGGAGGGCTTATGTTATATTAATTACATACTCTCTCAAGTTGCCGGACGTGAACAGCTCAGTGATGAGATTGACGGTCCTTTTCTTGTTGTCGACCCACGAGGCGTAGAGCTTGAGGATGTGCTTGTGCTGGAGCGACCGCAGCAGCTGGATCTCCGTCTTGAGCCGCTGCAGCTCCTTGGGGGATCCCATGGTCCGACAGTTTATCTCCACTTTAGCCCATGCCACCTCGATGCCTTCCACCATGTCGAAGCCTTTGTAGCTGCCACCAAATCGATCACGTGAATCAACAAACACAAGCAAGAATTCCCACTTTTCTTCAAATTTTTAAACAAAAATAAGCTGGCATTCAAGGCTGAATCTTTGTGATTTGTCGAATATCCAGTGTGAATTTCAGGAAACTAGTTACTGTCATTTAATTTGCTACTGAATTACTGCATAAACAGCTGAGGAGAGGGAAGGGAGGTACACTGTCTTGAAGGCCCCTGATCCCAAGACCTCCTTGTACTGCAATGCACGCACGAAACCGCAGAGATCAGGCAGAAATATCTATTTTTCAGACGAATTCGCAGCAGCGCAGGATGCAATCAAGATTCGAAATTCAGGAACTGAAAGCCCCCCGCGCTAAAAGGCGATGAACCAACCCGGCAACCCGACGAGACTAAACAACATGTCGACATTAGCAGGAGACGCGAAGAGACGGCGGATGGACGGCACAGCACGTACCCGGAAGTAGCGGCCGGTGGGGTCGACCTCGTCGACGTCGGGGTCGTCCACCTCGTCGTCAGGCGGCTCCGCCTGCTCGCCGCCGGCCAAATCCGGATCCGGAGCCATCGCGCCGGCGCGCTCCTCCGCCCGCGAGATCAGGAGTCGAGCCGGCGATGGATCGACAAGCAGCGCGAGAGACAGCGGGCGAGCGCGACGAATCTGAACTCTGAACTACTCTTGTGAACTCGAAACAGCTGTTCCAAGTTCCACGGCGACCGCGCCGCGGGTGTTTAGGAGCGGGGTCACGTGAGGCTGCAGGTGGGCCCCTAAGACCTGGTGGGACTTGATCATGGACGTGATAAGCATCCACGTGGCAGATCAGATATACTACTCAGATAAGGGTTTCGACTTTCCGTAAAATTTTCGAAGGGAAACAAGTTTCAAATGAGGATTTACCAAAACGTTTTAGATAAATGAACGAAATTTCAGATAAGGATCTCCTTAAATATTCAGATATAGGTTATGTGATGATCGTGTGCATAATTAAGAGCAAAGGATTCACGGGAACGATTTTGTTGAATTTCCCGTGTTATTTTGTCGCCCCACTTCATGTTAATTTGGTCAAGGATATACTTGCTGGACAAGGGGGTCGACAATCTCTCGTGAGGAGCGAATCTAGCTGAGAATACAGGATTATTAGCATCAGTTTCATTGCATGATATTAATTTTCTTGAATTACAGTATTATTTTAGTAAAAGATTTACAAGTTGTTGGCAGCCAAAATATTATCAAAGATTAAATTTATTTGAATTGGACAAAATTTGCAAAGATCCTGGAAAAATCAGCGCAGGCTGATTTGGACAACGGTTGGACGACTGGTCCAGACTGGTTTCATCAGATAAGCAAACCGGCCAGATCAGTTTTTGCAAAGATGCCACGAAAGCCCAATAAAAAAAGGGCCCAGGGTACACTAGTAAATCACATTGCGTACTCCCGTGCGTTGCAATGGAACTCAATACGTATAGGAACCGGACTTCTGTCATCACTAGATGCGAGTTGTCATGAGTACGAGTCACATACGAGATAGTAGGGCACAATCTAATACATATTAGAATCGGACACCATATTTGTCATCGCTAGACGGGAGTTGTCCTAACTCGTATGAGTCATAGGGCACGATCCATCGAACTACATATTTATCATCCTAATTCGTATGAGTATGAGTCATGAGTCCGAGACACCTACGAAATTCTTTACTAAAAGGAAAAATACTATTAGTattttggaaaaagtctacttaaccccccctatcatacttggtctatttcacccccaactatgaaaccgtctgttttaccccctgaactatctaaaaccgtctgttctacccctgggcggtttttcagcggcggttttgctacagtaacagcgggttgaTACAGTACGGTGGGTTGCTACAGTTTCCGtggttttgaatttccttttatttattttcggtgaatttttgaaaaatcatagaaaaatcataaaatgaaaaatctaattttattggactccacatgagtagatctacatagtgaatatataatacggtatgctttagtacaaaattctTACTGTAGCCTTAGACTAATTGGAAAATCTTATTTTGTACTGTAGCAAAACAAccgatgttactgtagcaaaaccgctgcTGAAaacccgcccagggggtaaaacagacggttttagatagttcagggggtaaaacagacggtttcatagttggtggtgaagtagaccaagtataataggtggggggttaagtagactttttccttagtATTTATGTACCCATACAACTTTGTTACAACCGGCACTTTCTTTTTCGTGGGCCACTCATAGTATTTTTGGTAGGCCACTTGTTTTTCGTGGGCCAGCCTACTTGTATCGTCAATTTCATTCGTGGGCCACTCATTTGTGGACAACCCAATCATAGGCCCAGCCAACCAAGATTCACTggattgttttattatatatttcTCATCTCTCACAGCTAAAAAACCTAAAACACCAGCATCCTACGACAAAAATCATCGCCTCACCTCGTCGGACTGACCCCTGCGATCCCCGCCCGCTCGCCCGGTTTCACCGCGCTTTCCCCTTGCGATCCCGCGACGCAATCACGCGAGAGCACGCGCCGCCAGGTGGGACCACCCTTCCCGCGATCGCCCACATTGATCCGCCGCAGCACGTTGATCTCAGCGCAATCCCGTGATCGCCCAGTAGGAAACAACGCCGCGCAGCACGTTGATCGTGGCACCTGCCCCCGGTCTCGTACTCCCGCCCAGCCGCCCCCAACACGAAAGGAAATAGAGAATTGGCCTCCCACTCGCATCGGCCGCCGCCCTCGCACCCTCCCTCGCACACCGGCTGTGCTTCGTATAACGCGTCGCCATCGTCGTCGCCTGCCGTCATCGCCTTCGCTGTCTTGCTGTCTTGCTGTGCCCTCAAGAGATCGCAGCACCTGCTCCCTTCCTCATGCGATCTATGGCTGCCCGCTGACGAGCCCAGTTAATGCCAGCCAGGTCGCAACTGCCGCTGACGAGCCCAGCCGGTTGCGTCGGGCCCCTGCTACCTTCAGCGGTGCGCGCCGCGGTGGCCGCCGACCGCGTGGTGCAGCTGCGCGTCCACCCCACCCAGGAGGCGAAGCCCCGCCGCCAGGACGTCATCGGCTATCTCATGCGTCTCATCGGATCCTCCCTCGGCTGCTAGGTGCGTGCGTACCCGCCGCTCCGATCCCTCTCGCCACCCCCTACCCTACCCTACGCTGTTTATTTTCTCTCGTGCGCCAGCGCTAGCTCCCCCTCTGTCGCCCATCGCTTTACCTGGCAGCCGCGCGCTGCCTCGTCATCTTCAGCGTCTGGAGGGAAAGACGGGATCCGTTTCATGTCGTGCGGCGGCTCTGTTTGGTGCTTGCTACTTGCTGCTCCCATCACTATTGTCGGTATTTTTGTGCTTGTTAGTTAATACAGCAGACGTTCCTAAGTCTCCGTCGCATGAGCGTTTCGCGTTTTTCTACATTCTCCGTCGTATTAGCTTCTTTCCTGGTTTTCTCGGTAGCGCAGGCTAGCGACGCCTCATTTCATCGGGCGGAGTCTTTACTACGCCGCCCGCTCCGTTAGCTTTTCGCTAAATCTATTTATCAGCCGAGTGATTCTTGAGGTCGTCTCACTCGATTTAGGCCTTATTTAATTCATTCATCTAAAACTTAttccctatcacatcgaatgtttgaacaTATCCATAgattattaaatatagattaaaaaataattaattgcacagattttgactaatttacgagataaattttttaagcctaattagtctatgatttgacaatgtaatgttacaataaacatgtgctaataacggaTCAATTAGGTTTAATAAAATCGTCTCGTAGATTAccaaggacttttataatttattttattattactatccgaatacTTCTATATAACACTCCGACTTGATACCCGTCGTAATATCCCTAAACTTTACTATCTGCCACCCCTTACGTTTCGATTTGCGTTCTCCTGCGCCGCAGGGCCGTAGCTGGCTAGTACCGGCGCGGTAGGAGGCAGGCTCAGCAGCACAGTCACAGCACCCCGGTCACACTGCCCACCGTCGTTTTGGACAGGTTTACGCATATCAAGGTGTGTTTAATTTAGATCTAATCTTCTATGTTTACTCTTATTAAATAGGGTGTTGAGTAGGATGCTAACAGAGATCTCTCTCCGATGGATTGGTTAGTGTAATCTGTGTTAATGCTGCGGTCCTAAGTTTGATTCCCTGGgttgcatgtttttttttttttttgcttcgctGCCTTTTTTTTTGCATGGTTTTGCATGGCGCTGCAGCTTTTTTCCGTTTCGCGCGTTGCTGGCTGCCGCGGATGGAGGGCGCGGGTAGCTTTTCCCTTTCGCGCTGTGTTGGCTGCCGCGATTTTTTTGCTTCGCTGCCTTTTTTGCATGGCGCTGTTGCTTTTTTTCTTCCGTTTCGCGCGTTGCTGGCTGCCGCGGGTAGCTTTTTCCGTTTCGCGCTGTGCTTGCTACCGCGGATGGAGGGAGCGTTCCGAGCGGGAGAGGGCGCACTCCGTTTTTTCACCGTCGTTTCACATGCCTATAAATACCATAGGAACAGGTCTCAACAGTGCACCTCAACCAAATCAAAATGGCGGGGATAGATCTCAATGTTGTACCACACCAAGGGATGAAGATCACGGTAAAGTAGCACTTGCCTGTCTCATTTTTTTGTTCAGTCAGTTTGAACTTCAACTTGTACTGCTAGTGTTTTTCTTACTACTATGCAGCATTAGTCGTAATCCATTTTATTTTTGTTGATAGATTTCGATTTGAACTTGCCACTTGACGAGTTTGGCGCGGTTGATTTTGATTTCATTCAAAACATCAGTGGTAAGTTAAACTTCACTCGTTTGGATTTTGAATAAATGTTTGGCTCGGCTGGTTTGGACTGAATGTTTTTTTTCCATTAGAACATGTTGCTAAAGGAAACCACCGAAGAAAAGAAATGTCACAAGATCTGAGAAAACAAGTTTATCAAGCTTTGTTGGCTAGAAGCAAGAATGGGAAACTTGGCAACAAAGATACTAAAATTGTTGCCGATCAATTTGACCTTCACATTCGGTCAGTTCAGTGTTTATGGAAGCGAGGTAAAACACAACTTGCAAACTCTGTTCCGGTTGTGGTTTGTAGTCTAAAGGAGGGTAGAGTTGGGTGTAGGCAATCCCTGTTGATTTGGAAGTATTGCGCAACATCTCTCTAAAGGAAAGAATTACTATAGAGGATGTGTGTGCCAAACTTAACATGAGCAAATGGAAGATTCAAAAGTATTTGAAGAAAGGTTTGCTTAGGCGccactctagtagcatcaaaCCATATCTCACAGAAGCTAACAAGAATTCAAGATTAAAGTGGTGTGTTGACATGATTAATAGAGAATTGCTTGATGATCCAAGGTTTAAGGATTTGTTTGacattgtgttcattgatgaaaaatggttctacctctctcaaaaatctaaaaaatattatttgctACCCGAAGAAGATGATCCCCATCGGACTTGCAAGAATAAGAATTACATCCCTAGACTCATGTTCTTATGTGTTGTTGCTCAACCAAGGTTTAGGGATGGGAATTGTATTTTTGATGGTAGGATTGGATGTTTTCCACTTGTTACTTATGAACCGGCTATGAGAGGTAATGGGTGAACCTGCCGTGTCCGAGGAGACTTGGTTATGAAGCCCATAACTTTGATCACAAGAGACGTGATTAGAGATTTCATGATCAACCAAGTGTTGCCTGCCATTCGagccaaatggccaagagaagatTTGGGCAAACCAATCTTCATTCAACAAGATAATGCACCTTCCCATTTAAAATTAGATGATCCCGTTTTTTGTGAGGCTTCTAAGCAAGAAGGATTCGATATTCGCCTAATTTGTCAACCACCTAATTCTCCAGATTTCAACATTCTTGATTTGGGTTTTTTCCGAGCTATTCAAGCAATTCAATacaagaagaatacaaaaacagTAGAAGCTCTAGTTCCAGCAGTGCAAGAGGTAATTTGATCAAATTGTTCACACATGTTTCATTGTTTTTGCAACAATAAATTTGCTCATTCATGAACACTTTTGTAGGCATTCATGGAGTACTCGGTACACAAAGCAAACCGAATGTTTCTAACACTACAAAGTGTTTTGATGGAAGCTATGAAGGTGAAAGGATGCAATAAGTTCAAGATTCCTCACATGCAAAAAGAAACATTAGAAAGAGAAGATCGTCTGCCAACTAGTATCCCTTGTGAACCATCTTTGCTACATGATGCCGAGGCTACACTTGCTGCATCAAACAATTAGAATGATGTTAGTTATCCTTGATTACTATAGACATCCTTGTAACAATTATTAAGAACTATCTTACCGATGCTTTGGCCTGTTCCTTCACCGCAGCGAGCTCACGCTCACGCTTCTCGTCGATCATCTTGAGCACTTGTGGAGGTATCATGAGAGTGTTG
This sequence is a window from Miscanthus floridulus cultivar M001 chromosome 10, ASM1932011v1, whole genome shotgun sequence. Protein-coding genes within it:
- the LOC136486339 gene encoding probable serine/threonine-protein kinase WNK6 isoform X1, coding for MAPDPDLAGGEQAEPPDDEVDDPDVDEVDPTGRYFRYKEVLGSGAFKTVYKGFDMVEGIEVAWAKVEINCRTMGSPKELQRLKTEIQLLRSLQHKHILKLYASWVDNKKRTVNLITELFTSGNLREYRTKHKKVDMKAMRRWAKQILTGLAYLHSQKPPIIHRDLKCDNIFVNGNHGKVKIGDFGLAMVMQQRKTQSIQGTLEFMAPELFGENYNELVDIYSFGMCMLEMVTGECPYSECQGFVQIYKKISEGAKPVALSKVKDAEVRSFIESCLASAADRLPASDLLKSPFLMKDDIIINDNKTSNPVQEPIAFPPNLDLDLEATPIFVSLLPNGTTVDSGKGSFSLVLRRGGFVLEGDMSGSNPVKLLLRIPVPNGKCKNIEFAFDLENDTSLSVATEMVQELELPSWSMPVVANLVDAFLLKTVRGWRPCVQVGQMIQAVQNTASANGKCI